The genomic stretch TTCATATTTGGCGTGAgcatttatgacaaaaaaataaaaatgtccactGGCTGAAAGCGATGACCAAgttgtgtgtttattaaaaCTAGTGATAAAACATCctgtatgtcatgaaaatgaaTAAGTATTTAATCAGATAAAGGGTTCTTTGTTTCTGGTTGTTTCTTTCAGGGCATCAGTTGAGGAGAAGTACGCCAAAGATCTTCTTGGTTTGTCCAAGAAGGTGTGTGGACACAATGAGATGAAGTAAGAAACCTCAGTGTTGAGATGCAGTTATTATTTGATcacatatatttacagtaagcctgagaaaatgaaattaaagagTCTGTCTCTGCAGAACTGACATTAGCTCCGATTAGTTTGGATGCAGAAAGACGAATGAAAGCAGATCATTCTGACTCGGTGGTTCACAGTTTTATGGTGCAGTTTTTTGCTGCAATTATTtgataatgttgttttagtctCTTAgattgtgtgtgtcagtgtttatatgttgtttcttcttcagcAAGTTTAGTTCCCATTCCGTCACATGGTCAGTGTGACTTTGCTTCTGCTCTTTGTTTCTATCTCTGAAGAGGAAGGAGGGCTAATTGGGCAGagggaaataattatttactTAGTAAAAGCATGGTAGCTTATTAATACCTGGTACCCtgtgtattttgtaaaaagaacaaagtaatttttacattctgtgtttctcaccaaaagGCATTATGTAAGTTCTTGAGTAAAGTATCTGCAGGTTTTGTAAGTCTGAAAAAGCATGAgtaaagaaatttaaaaaaaggcagtaAAAGGTATTTTATGCCTTTCTTAATCTATCCACTTATTCTGGTCTAGGTTGCATTCATCATTAATTAAATCTTTAGGAAAGTACTGAAAAAGtgatacaataataaataattgtaagTCTTACTTTGGCCTGTATGACCATCAGACAGGTATTTAATTaattcttgtattttttatatttataacaaaatacAGTCAACCCCGCAGAAACCCTGCTTGAGATCTTACAGACATGTTCAGTGCATTTCCTtcattgtaaaatatttgtaaagaggatttttctcaaatgttttaaatagggTATTGTTTACATCTATGTTAAAATGCTAGCAGTCTTCTTCACTGTCTTTGTTGTTCGCATTGTTATATTTCTTTGCACATTACCCTCACCAACTGTTAGTCGTGAAACTGACTGCTGTGTGCACAGCACATGCAAATCGAGGAACCATCCATACAGCTTTTGCTACcagtggtcaaaaactccacagggtagCTTTAGTTTCCTCTTTTTGTGCTATGTAGTAATTTTTAAAGTGTCTTATGGATAAACAGAAATTGTGtacttttttgtgtgaaatctctctgtaatcttctttttttttctgctttctaaGCACATTAAAACGATCCCTGGACATGTTCAAATTACGTAAGTACTTAACATTTTTAAGTCTTAATAACACCTCCTTTCAGCTTCCATTATTTAACGTTTGTTTAgttaatgttttctgtttcgCTCGGAAcataaatcttgtttttaccCTTGCAGAGACTGAACATGTGAGTCTGTCACACTTACAACTGGCGCAGAACATGAGGGAGGAGGCAAAGAAACTGGAAGaattcagagaaaaacaaaaagaagcgAGGAAAAAGGTTGGCAGTTTAATAAGGACTGTGATGCACCGAGCAGACTGTGGCATCTTTGCAACTTGTTGACTAGATGCAACATTGTCATTTCAGATGGAACAACAGATGGATGCGCTCCACAAACAGAAGTCTACATATTTCAAGAAGACAATGGATGTAAGTAAAAGTTGAAATGCAGAGTTAACTATTTACAGGCtcaacatgaaataaatcacTTCAAGGGCACTCTCAGACTTTCCCTCAAGATCTCTTCTCTGCCTTTTCCTTGTAATGTGTTATTGATTAGCATTAATGTTACACAATAATTAACCTACCAAACCAAGGCCAAAGTACTCTGCTATctattttaagtcttaaagcTATAGCACCAAGGCTACTTTAGTCCATTGGTGGTTCATGTCAAAGGAGTTTCAGTTTTGTtgtgaaaacagtgaaaatgcaTGTCTTATCCCTTCCATGTTCTTCCTCTTCGGATGAGGAAGTCGTATTGACCAGTCTGGTGGGTGAATAAAAGCGTCATATAAAGTCATTGCCGAAAGAAGAAGTACTTttgcaacatttaaattaaaataagccCAGAGGTAGAGAACATCACTGACATCCATAGTCAAGCTctgttggtgctgctgtctTTCTTTACTTGTTTCCTCAACATTTTGCCTCTTCGATTATTTTTGGTGATAAACAGtttacaatttattaaaaagcttTAACTCTTACTGCGATGCTATCCCCAGTCAAAGAAGACTTATGAGCAGAAATGCCGAGATAAAGAAGAAGCAGATCAGAATGTGAATCgaaacaccaacaccaacaacaccaagCACATTGAGAAGGTAAAGTGATCAAAGTGGAGCTTCTCAGTCATGGAAGATTAATGTGTtagaacaaagaaaataagataagatcatcCTTTGTGAGTCCCACaacggggaaatttgcaaatatacaatataattttttttattttatccaccTTTGGATTTACATTAAGTTTGTGTTTCAGCCTATTTCAGAATCAGAGACGGTTTGTTGCCAAATATGTTTGCACATACAAGAAATGTTCTGTTAGTGATTGGTCCTAAactataaaacaatacaatagtATACAGACATAATTAAAAATAGAATTGTAATGTATGTACAATagaatgtgaaaaacaaacaaataaatgtttaagaaTATGTTCAAATATGTCTGTTATTGAAGTGTGTATTTAAAGTGAACATATAccgtaatttatttatttatttgaaaacaaGCAATTTAGAGACTTTTGGCTCTGAAAGCTAGCAATCGGCATTTTAAAGACCAAATATGGCAAAGAttatttataatgataatagATGTAAGTTGCAATCCTAAAGAGGATGTGAAGCCCATATTAAAGAACATAGCAGCACTTATTTTCACACCAGAGTGAGGCCAACACATTGCCGTAGGAAATGATTAATACTTTTGTAAGAAACAAACTTAATGAATTGTGCTCTGAGGAGTCCTGTCCTGAAGCTGTTGTAGATATagcttctttaaaaatgttcatatgACCTTATGTgcagtcatttattttacttgtcACATGACCCGCTGTTGAAGACTTCATactcatgtgtttttaatgtatcaCCTTTCAGCTCTACTCAAAGGCGCAGAATGCAAAACAGAACGCAGAAGAAGCTGGtaagtttacaaaaaaataaatgccacaGGCATCTTTAGCACATCATGTGCTTGGTGCCTTGATGATTTGAATATGGCTTAATATTATACGCTATATGAAGGACCATAGTAGTAAATGCAGTGTGTTTGGGTATTTATATTATCTAATTACTGTTTGATGTATGTGTTTGATTGGCAGACAGGTTATACCATCAGAATGTGACCACAGTAGGAAAGCTTAGAGATGAATGGCTGAAGGAACATGTCAAAGCCTGTGAGGTGAGACTGTTTGGTTGGATCCCAAAAGTTTGAATTTAACATACATATGTAGATGAGCTAAATGTATTTTGCTATGTTTTCCCTCACAGATGTTTGAGAAACAGGCAATGGAGCGTATTAACTTTCTGAGAAACACAGTCTGGACTCACCTTAACCAGCTTTCCCAGCAGTGTGTGACCAGTGATGAGGTAAGGCTCCCAGTTATATCTGGTTATATCAGATTATATCCCaactttaaagctgctataatcagTATTATAAcctggagaccaaaccagagctaaaagaagagcAAATGTCGGGTatacattcatcaggtgaaccaaaactt from Anoplopoma fimbria isolate UVic2021 breed Golden Eagle Sablefish chromosome 14, Afim_UVic_2022, whole genome shotgun sequence encodes the following:
- the pstpip2 gene encoding proline-serine-threonine phosphatase-interacting protein 2 — its product is MKNLHFKDSFWNSDLTCTGGYDAIIQYLNDGKRTCKEVEDFMKARASVEEKYAKDLLGLSKKVCGHNEMNTLKRSLDMFKLQTEHVSLSHLQLAQNMREEAKKLEEFREKQKEARKKMEQQMDALHKQKSTYFKKTMDSKKTYEQKCRDKEEADQNVNRNTNTNNTKHIEKLYSKAQNAKQNAEEADRLYHQNVTTVGKLRDEWLKEHVKACEMFEKQAMERINFLRNTVWTHLNQLSQQCVTSDELYEEVRKSLEQCDVQEDIEHFVNLRRTGDKPPAPVVYENFYSGQRSPAVAPPSRLPPPIIRRGPLPDPTNNSGDDTVYSTVQDAGYSVIQY